One genomic region from Anguilla rostrata isolate EN2019 chromosome 2, ASM1855537v3, whole genome shotgun sequence encodes:
- the cd79b gene encoding B-cell antigen receptor complex-associated protein beta chain, whose amino-acid sequence MQWWCTGNLWIKKNSIFSRSVVLWRTMHCAFIGCCLLTLVNSASLHISQKPRFLGVKSQRSVAIHCAMQDRSTGSTAEWYKALEYHHEPTVLVDLTDRFRFSRKDNIENGVMSVINLQPDDSGVYFCKLNDTWWGPGSGLQVFRKVNAEQAERRSRVKDAMIFIQALLLAAVLIASLVLHLKQTSKEDAIYEEPEDNHIYEGLGIEHCGLYEDIPAVCQNSDATWDKTESPCEE is encoded by the exons ATGCAGTGGTGGTGTACAGGGAATCTCTGGatcaaaaaaaacagcatattttctAGATCTGTGGTACTGTGGAGGACCATGCACTGTGCTTTCATTGGCTGCTGTTTACTCACTCTGGTGAACTCAG CGAGCCTGCACATTTCCCAGAAGCCCCGATTTCTTGGTGTGAAAAGCCAGCGTTCAGTGGCAATCCACTGTGCAATGCAGGACCGGAGTACTGGATCCACGGCGGAGTGGTACAAGGCTTTGGAATACCACCATGAACCCACAGTCCTTGTGGACCTGACCGACCGTTTCAGGTTCAGCAGGAAGGATAACATAGAGAACGGTGTAATGAGTGTCATTAATCTGCAGCCAGATGATAGCGGAGTGTATTTCTGCAAACTGAATGATACCTGGTGGGGGCCAGGTTCTGGGCTACAAGTATTCA GGAAAGTCAATGCAGAGCAGGCGGAGAGGAGAAGCAGGGTTAAGGACGCCATGATCTTCATCCAGGCTCTGCTGCTAGCGGCTGTTCTTATCGCCTCTCTGGTCCTCCATCTGAAGCAG ACAAGCAAAGAAGACGCAATTTATGAAGAACCTGAAGACAACCATATTTATGAG GGTTTGGGCATTGAGCATTGCGGTTTGTATGAAGATATTCCAGCTGTTTGCCAGAACTCAGATGCCACTTGGGATAAGACTGAGTCCCCATGTGAAGAGTGA